TAGTCCAGAGCCTTTTGATTCATCTTGGTACATAGCAGAAGTACCCAAGTGATCAGTTTTGCTGTTCTAAATGTAACATACTCAGTAGGAATAGCAACTCAGCAGGCTATAATCCTTCTAGCACTCACCAGCTGTGTGTGTCAAGCTACAGATGAGATCGAAAATGTATTTGCTTTCaaaatgttatttgtttattgttaaaCGCTAATAGCATCAGCTGGCAGGGCTTATAACTTAGCAAAATCGCAGCAGGTACAGAGGAGGAACTTAACACTTGCCTTCCTTGCTTGGAACTGGGAAAAATCCTATCTCTTAATTGGGATGATATTCTCCCTCACTAATGAGTCACCTTCTCTACAGCTAGATTATCGTCATTTGTCCAAGGAAAGGATGGCCTCTTTTAATGGGGCAGTTCCTTACCCCATCTATGCAGCAGTGGATTCAAACAAATTAGATGACACCAGTAAAACCCATCCaggtaagaaacaaaacaaatcagcAACTATATATGGCCATTTTTCATGATGCCTaatgttcccattgaaatcaatacaaCTTAAAAGGGCCTGGATCTTATCCATATGTTCATGGGTCTTCTCTGTGTTTGAAATCTCTGTCCATTGGGTCTCCTTGGAGCCTAATTAACATTGCCTATAACCCAACTTGAACAATAATCTCTATGTGTGTTAAACTTATCCAAGGATCACGTGCAACTGTTATTGGAGGCTGCCCTTGGATCAATGCAATTGACAGACAGTGGGCTGAACTAACATAAGAACATTAGATGAGTCCTTCTGCAAGGACTACCTggaacagcatcctgttctcacagtggctgaacagatgcctccaagcagggccgtcttatcCATAGgcgcaaggggtgtggggcacctggaTGCAGGGCTCTCAGGAGTCCCAGGttgagagtccggggcctgagagttgagtccagggaagagcccacccGCCGGTGGAGCACCAcgatgggctcttctgctgtgagCAGCTCTGCGCCGCGAGTTCAGGGGCATCcaagccagcgagatgctgagaCGGCCGGCTGGCCAGGTCCaccctcctgcacgcctgggactgggcaactgggtgcatctttgcaccccagcttaagacagccctgcctccaagaatggaggcagaacatagcaagCCAATTAACTAAATATGAATTTCTATAAACAATAGTTTGTGAGACGTGGTCGAAAAGGAACACGACAAATACAGAAGCTGATACAGCAAAAGAAGTCTGTGTGTGCAAACAATTGTTTCCCACACTTTCTGacactgattttatttttgttttgtttttaaaggtatctGGTTTGAATTCACTCCCCATGATGCTGGATTCTTTCACCCTGGTGCATTTGTTGACATGAGACTGTTGGGCAGCACATTTGAGAACGGTGTGCTGAGAAAACTGAAGAATGAAAAAAGCATTTCTTACTTGAGAGGTAGTGCTGACTTACAGGGGGAAGAGGCAGCAACACAATTGATTCATGCAGTATCTAAACTTCAGACCAGTTCACATGCTCAGTGATTCCCCACCTTCCCGCACTGAACCAAGCATGTTCCCTCTGCTATATTTAGTGGTATACAATTATGATTCATGTATGCCACTAAACATAGTGCTGTCCTGCAAATTTCATAGACAATgccatttccatttccttctttctctttcaggcTTATGGGCAAgttcatttgcacatcacaaagaAAACATCAAGGAAATAGAAGGTTTTGTATGTTTAGCCTATTGGACCCAGCTAGGGAAAGTTCCTTCCTGGTATGGATTCCGAAGGCACAGCCCATGTGTGCACACGTGGAAGTGGTTGTGTAGCTTATGTGGAACCCTGAAGAAAATCTGGTCTTCTATGTCCTTCCAACACTAACTTGATACTGTGGCCAGACTGCCCTCACTTAATTTACCAACACTTGACAACTTGTACTTGTACAaagcaacacttttttttttgaggggagtgGTTAGGTCCATGGTCCCCTGCTGCTCTGGGCCACTTCACCCTGTCCACAATTTTTCTCTCTACCACAGGGATGGGAATCCTGTGGGCCTCCTGATGTTGATCAaacacccaccagccccagctagcatagccaatgatTATGGGTAATGGAAAATACAGCCCAGTTAACATCTGGAGtaacacagattccccatctaATAAAATATTCCTATAGCTATGGAAATATTAATATTCCTATAGCTAGGGAAATATAATGTACTTCTCACATTTTCAGGTTATATCAAACGCCTGGGAGAACAAGCTTCAGGTAAGTCCTTGACATTGCTTGAATTTTTTGCCATCAGTCCCTCTCAAAAGGATACATCTGTTGATGCCTTCTTTATTCAGGAGCTTTGCAAACCTATATGCCCATGTTTGCTCTATGCAAAATGGAAAGTAGTTTCAGACCAAAGGGTCAAAGGTAGGAAGGTCAGCCTGTGAGGAAGCAGCCCAAGCTACTATTTAAGTTAGGAAAACATTCTGTTATCAGGAAAGATTTGTTGGGCTGGAAGATAAGTATTGCTATCTCCTGAAGTATTATGCAAAAGCAGGTGGGGAGTGCATTTGACTTATGGCCGTATTTCAGCAAGGGTTATCCAATACTATAGAAACCCTGACAAGTTCTGCATTTCCCATAGCTATCAAAGGTTTAGAGGAGGGTAGTTAGAAAAGGTTGCAGAAAGAAATGGATTTAAGGTGCATTTGCATAACTTTTTGAATTGAGGTGTCTTGTATTGCTACCTTTACTTCCAAAGGAAGAAATTTGTCTATGATGTCAAGGCTCACCTCTCTTATAGGCAATACATTTATTCCAGCAGTGACATAAGGATGGGACatctagtgtgtgtgtggggggggggttgatccaATAAATCAGGCATATCTCATTTAGCATGTTTATTATCTCTGTATTTTGAAGCCTGGCCTGCCCTGCCCATTTTTATCAGCACTGAGACATTCTCTACAATATGTTGCATCCTAACTATTGGAATAATCCAACCACTGATTCCCTGTTTGTAAGCTTTATTCCTTTCTTGTTGCTTGCATTTTTGGGCTCCTTTTGAAGCTTCCAGTTCTCACTGTAAATATTGTCAGGCTGCTTCACATGCAATAAAGCTCCTGATTCATGCCATGGAAGGGACGACACGTGAACATCAGGATGAAAACATCACAAACATCATGGAACTTCTTAAAGGTAAGAGGAAGCTGAGGAATGACTGGTGTCTATTTTTCCTACACGGATCTTCATGCTCCCAGCAACCCCTTCAAAGTGTATAATGTGTGTGAGATTAGGAATATGATTATGGCAGCAAATTGTACCCATGACTTAGACCAAGGATAGAGAATTGAATCTTACTAACCAGCCAGATTCAGATCTCCTTCGACACCCAAGGGACACTTTGGCAGGTGGGCCGGGACAACCACCTGACACCTGGCAATCACTTGGTAAAGCCATGGTGTCAGGTGAAGCATTTCCCATGGTCTGTGTTTCAAACCATGCAGGCAAAgaattttttttcccctgcaagGTTCGCTGTAGGCACCAATTAAGTAGGGGGTTCTTGAGATACCAACCTTGCATTGCCGCCCAGCTCAAGAGGGTATGTGTTGACAGGTGCTCTTGGGACCTGGGATCTTTGTTCTGCCAAATGCTGACatctatgtatgtgtgtgtgagtccCCTCCGTTCATCTTCACGGTAAGTTGGCAATAGAAAACCCACATCAGGCCCATGGCTGGGTGGCGTTGCCCAGGTGAGGAGATACAGGGAGGAGTTGCCTGCAGGTAGCTGAGTCTTTAGTAAGTTTGATCACTGTATAACCAAAGTGGtgaaactatggccctccagatgttgttggaccctaGCTCCTCAAAGCCTCAGGCAGACTGGCCAAgggtcaggaatcatgggagtaagattccaacaatatttggaaggcTGCTGActccctacccctgctctataggTTAATCGATAAAGTTGAGACATATTTATACCATACAttggagccaattcctagggacCAAGGGGGCTTCGCCCCTCAATAAAATACCTGCGGGGGCCACCCTCCCCAAatttgatggacattgccattcaaatgatcaATTGACattcatgtgatcaattatgtggggtggggcttacttgggccccctcaatattttattcaggttggtaCCCCTGATACCATACAACTGTCTTGTTCCTTCACTTCAAGTGGCAGTGCAATTTTTCCCTatactgcaggggtggccaactcctaagagactgtgatctactcacagagttaaaagtggcagtgatctaacccccttttttaggaaggaggaaggcccattttggggggttggggtcagagttgttgagttttttcaggaaggaggtaaaatgttgagctttctttaggggagccacagttgttcagcttctgggggggagccaatgatctaccagtgatctaccgcagatgtccagtgatctactggtaaatcacgatctacttgttggacataCCTGCTATACTGGATTTCCTCCAAATATAATTGGAGAAGTAGTATTTGAGAATGAAGGCTGAAATCTCAAAAATGTGAAATACAAGTGTTACAAAGGTTTTAGTATCGTGAAACTTAATTTTAATCTGGTTAGACCAGTTGGATATGCTTTTTTCATTATTCCAATCTCACCTTGCATTCTTTGATAGATCAAGAAGGCAGCAATATCTGCAACTTCCTCAGTTCATTGAAGGGTAAACGCAACACTCTAGACAAGCCTGAAAGAGTGGCACAGTTTTTGACACTGGCTGACATGTTTACTCAAGAATTTTCAGGTAAGTGTAGCTATGAATTTCAAAACTTCCAAAGAACTCTCTTAAACAGCAATCTTAGATATGGAGTTTGATCCTACATATATGTGAAGGACTGGAACCCTAATCAACTTCTACTCCATTTACAAGAAGCATATTGTAACCACCTTACAGTTTAGATGCCTTATAGTGCacccattttattgcattttatcccTTAGTCTAATGCTATGATGCTTTGCTTTTTGACAGCTAGGACATCTCCATTCACACATCATGAAGAAACAAAGAGAAGTAAGTAATTCACACATTTTATACATCATTTTCCAACAAACgttttgcaaattatttttatatCACAAAGGTTTGTGATGAGAATCTGCAGATATGAAAATAAGATTATAAAGTATACAGATTGTTTTATatccattcacttttaattttattaatatttatttataagggCCTTTATAAACCACCAACTCATTAAATTATTAATTCCAtgtacaataaaaataatcaaaacatcATTGAATGACCGCACATTTATCAGTACAATATGTATTATACACAATATTAGCATCAAAATAGGACTGAGTGTCACCCTTCACCTTTGCCAATCATATAAAGCTGGGCTACATGATATACTTACCACAGGGATCAGCATTCCCACAACCTCCTACAATTGGTGTAGTGTTTTGGGACCATTAGGTGAATGAATCATGATGCATGTAAGGCTTGGGTCTCTCCCACACACGCAAGATGACTCTGACagttaattatttcagatttattaGGCAATTTAAAAAGCCCCGGTTGGAGCTCTGCTAATCTCTGTCACCCTCAGATAGCACAGTTACCAGAATCTACTAGATTCTGGAGGTGGCATGCCCTGCATTTCTGTGTCTGTCTCATTGTCTGAGCCTATACGAGGGGTAGGCAACTataggcccatgggccggatgtggcccaatcaccttctcaatccggcccacgggcggtCCGGCAATCACtgagcttgccgattggaaggtcggcagttcgaatccctgtgacagagtgagctcccgctgctcggtctcagctcctgccaacctagcagttcgaaaacacttcaaagtacaagtagataaataggtaccactctggcgggaaggtaaacagcatttccgtgcactgctctggtttgccagaagcggcttagtcatgctggccacaagacccggaaacaCTCTGCGGACAAATGtaagctccctcggcctatagagcgagatgagcgccgcaaccccagagtcatttgcgactggacttaactgccaggcgtcctttacctttacctttttaaggtgtAAATTACAGTGCTCACAATTCTTTGAAGGGGGGCACACTTTCAATGTGtcttaaaagtattattattaataatattaaattCTCAGACATCATTGTGTTCATTTCTAATCTAGTTTTTACTTTGCAGGTATATGGGATACATTGAGAATACTGTCAAAAACTGTTTATTGCCTCTTCAAATGGAAATGGGGGACCATCTCCAACTATATTTACAAATACCGTAAGGAAAACCACACATGCCCTTAATGATTGTGATGATGGTGGTGTTAGTAtttatttgtaattattttgcatttattaatCACTTTCTACAAAAATGCCTCAAAGCAACTTATGAAAACTCATTTGGAGGGGAAGAACCAGAAACGGCCCTTGAATTTCCTGGAGGACAGAATAGAAAGAAATGGAGTAAGTGGGGCGGGGGGACCCAGCAAGCATTAGCCTATCTACTTAACAgccaaaaatgaataaatatccacTACAAAATGGAAATAGGGCTGGCAGGTCATTGGGGGAGGGCGGGGTTGTATAGCCTTGGCCAGAATCTGTGCAAGAGGTTTTCACACACTGCGTCTAGTTTGCCCTGCCACCTCTCCAGATGGCAGGGAATGCATGCATATGAAACAACTCCTGAAAACAAATTATCAAGGTAACACCTGACTCTCTCCCCTTAGCCAGCCTTAAAGACAAGAATCTCACAGGCAAGAAAGAACTTCGTTTGGCCGATGCTGGTATAGCCATGAATTCTGCTTATCCACTGGTACTCCGTCCTGAACGGGAAGTGAAACTCATTCTTTCCTTTGACTTCAGTAGTGGAAATCCTTTTGAGGTAGGTTTGTTGTGTTGGGTCATGATgagatttcatttttaattatcaGTGCTGGCAGCAAAGCTCACTGGACTCAGGATTGGTGGTGAGATGCAAAGGCTTGTAATGCTCACCTCAAAGACAAAGTGAATACTGCCCATTATATCTCAGCTGGAGAATAATTCCTGACTGACAATCCCTAACCTCTCTGCCTCCCATCCACACTGCTCCCTATTTCTTCCTCCCTTATTCAATTTAAATGAGGTGgtgaacttttcttttttacagctcAGGTTATAAATAGCCTTCTAGAAAacatttcaggggccacatgctttACAACCACTACACTTAGTAGCTGCCACCAGCCCAGTAGGACTACCCCCTCCCTGCAACAACTTGCCAAAAGGCAAGTGAGCAGATTTCAGTAGCAAAAGTGGAATGAGAAACATTAATTTTGTCTTTGCATAGTAAAGCttttttcccacacacacacacacacacacacacacacacccttctccagcCTCCATCAAGTCAAGCCAGAAGCATTGTCAGACTTTAAGGGAAGCATTCTTGCCAGACAATAAAGAACATGCCAAAGGGGTGGATTCGCAAATGCCAGATAGAGAGATCCgaaaaaacagaaacagcaacaacagcagcagcagcagcaagttatttgtaccccacccatctggctgggttcacccagccactctgggcagcttccaacaaagattaaaaatacattaaaatgccacacattaaaaacttctctaaacagggctgccttcagatgtcttctaaatatcaggtagttgtttatctctttgacatctgatgggaaggcgttccatagagtgggcgccactacccagaaggccctctgtctgggtccctgtagctttgcttctcgcagtgagggaactggcagaaggccctcggcactggacctcagtgtccgggccgaacaatgggggtggggacgctccttcaggtatactgggtcgaggccgtttagggctttaaaggtcagcaccaacactttgaattgtgcttggaaacgtactgggagccaatgtagatctttcaagaccggtgttatgtggtctcagcggctgctcccagtcaccagtgtagctgccgcattctggattaggtgTAGTTTCCCCacgtagccccacgtagagtgcattgcagtagtccaagcgggagataactaaagcatgcaccacactggcgagacagtccgcaggcaggtagggtctcaacctgcgtaccagatggagctgataaacagctgcccgggatacagagttgacctgcacctccatggatagctgtgagtccaaaatgactcccaggctgcgcacctggtccttcaggggcagttaccccattcaggaccagggagtcctccacacctgcccgccccctgtcccccaagaacagtagttctgtcttgtcaggattcaaccttaatccattagctgccatccatcctccaaccgcctccaggcactcacacaggaccttcactgccctcactggttccaatttaaaagagaggtagagctgggtatcatctacaTATTGATGGACAGTGTCACTGTTAGTTGGCTAGTACAGTCACTGTTAGTTGGCTAGTACAGCAGGTATAGTGTTGCTCCAGGCGTGGAAAGAAGAAACAAATGTAATAAGCCACACAGGTGACTCAAGGCTACTGGGCCTCTGATGGGTTGCCAGAATTTGAGTAAGGGTGCTTTTAGTCTAGACAACCAGGCAATTGCTATGCCTGGATATTGCTGGTATGTCCACTCACTTTTTCTGGTGGGCGGCGTTGCGGCCAGGCATCTGCGCCTACTTCTTTGTAAGTGGAAAGATCAGAAACCTTTgagtggcaatgtccctccttcccagaaataaaaacaccagacacAAGAATTAAGTTataaattgggtggttaaggccacaactttattgattaaggatgatgagcggtattggcttaggcgttggaacctatcaaactatatccgactccaacccgtgtgttgaagtccgtgagaagttaatcACCAGTAAGGagtccagtgatgtacatctaccggaactcctcctgtgaccaCCGGAGGGGCGTGCCTTATggccctggcgtctccaggctctggaccaagccccgcccccggaaaTCCTTTAACGGATTTGGGCAGttgatgacgtaacctgccccctccttcatcttgttgttatgcaaatttccaacacctaaccgccaaaccaaagttgtgacgaattgctatgaggtaggcaaaaaacccGTCCCGGCTagtccaagtgggaaaagtcctacccagcccctgactaaccaggcaaccaactgacgtccatagcagcgtcccctagcctaaagggtggatgggtgggtgaattgttcgctccggcaaACAGGGATGaaagaggctgagttcccgcctgCAGGGGGCTTTAAATTGCCAAGCCCCGCCCCAGCCGACCTTATTGGTCGGcccggggatgacgcaggcgggaaccctcCACCACGCaggggctgagctcgcagcccctacgcgatggttcagtcgggctgcccacaactctgCCGCCGTAGAATGCGGAAGCGGCTTTCTGTGTAGAGGTGACATCTCTCTGCAGAGCCAAATCATCCA
The window above is part of the Zootoca vivipara chromosome 13, rZooViv1.1, whole genome shotgun sequence genome. Proteins encoded here:
- the LOC118094148 gene encoding cytosolic phospholipase A2 gamma-like isoform X2, with amino-acid sequence MENEAINGESLSLKQSDVIRISRDISYEEKTAVGRRKIKVHNSFLKLGVNVSMSSVPNVALLASGGGLRAMIALQGVLGELQKEDLLGAVMYLCGVSGSTWCMSFIYEHEEWMGKLPILETKMCDNLVNKSWDPSKSLDALVEPSKEKAYSLTDFWGSVILYAILHEANYRHLSKERMASFNGAVPYPIYAAVDSNKLDDTSKTHPGIWFEFTPHDAGFFHPGAFVDMRLLGSTFENGVLRKLKNEKSISYLRGLWASSFAHHKENIKEIEGYIKRLGEQASASSSHCKYCQAASHAIKLLIHAMEGTTREHQDENITNIMELLKDQEGSNICNFLSSLKGKRNTLDKPERVAQFLTLADMFTQEFSARTSPFTHHEETKRSIWDTLRILSKTVYCLFKWKWGTISNYIYKYPSLKDKNLTGKKELRLADAGIAMNSAYPLVLRPEREVKLILSFDFSSGNPFETVKEAALYCKKNHLPFPDIDVSELDKSKDSPYDCYIFQGYDSPTVMHFPLFNTVNCKGKVAEWREQYSTLKVSYKEQEVKNLLEAAKANVRNNRGRILQAMKSMQVP
- the LOC118094148 gene encoding cytosolic phospholipase A2 gamma-like isoform X1; amino-acid sequence: MEAGLARGHNLQVTWKDDVIRISRDISYEEKTAVGRRKIKVHNSFLKLGVNVSMSSVPNVALLASGGGLRAMIALQGVLGELQKEDLLGAVMYLCGVSGSTWCMSFIYEHEEWMGKLPILETKMCDNLVNKSWDPSKSLDALVEPSKEKAYSLTDFWGSVILYAILHEANYRHLSKERMASFNGAVPYPIYAAVDSNKLDDTSKTHPGIWFEFTPHDAGFFHPGAFVDMRLLGSTFENGVLRKLKNEKSISYLRGLWASSFAHHKENIKEIEGYIKRLGEQASASSSHCKYCQAASHAIKLLIHAMEGTTREHQDENITNIMELLKDQEGSNICNFLSSLKGKRNTLDKPERVAQFLTLADMFTQEFSARTSPFTHHEETKRSIWDTLRILSKTVYCLFKWKWGTISNYIYKYPSLKDKNLTGKKELRLADAGIAMNSAYPLVLRPEREVKLILSFDFSSGNPFETVKEAALYCKKNHLPFPDIDVSELDKSKDSPYDCYIFQGYDSPTVMHFPLFNTVNCKGKVAEWREQYSTLKVSYKEQEVKNLLEAAKANVRNNRGRILQAMKSMQVP
- the LOC118094148 gene encoding cytosolic phospholipase A2 gamma-like isoform X3; translated protein: MMGEQSEGRPFPPTPELRCMSFIYEHEEWMGKLPILETKMCDNLVNKSWDPSKSLDALVEPSKEKAYSLTDFWGSVILYAILHEANYRHLSKERMASFNGAVPYPIYAAVDSNKLDDTSKTHPGIWFEFTPHDAGFFHPGAFVDMRLLGSTFENGVLRKLKNEKSISYLRGLWASSFAHHKENIKEIEGYIKRLGEQASASSSHCKYCQAASHAIKLLIHAMEGTTREHQDENITNIMELLKDQEGSNICNFLSSLKGKRNTLDKPERVAQFLTLADMFTQEFSARTSPFTHHEETKRSIWDTLRILSKTVYCLFKWKWGTISNYIYKYPSLKDKNLTGKKELRLADAGIAMNSAYPLVLRPEREVKLILSFDFSSGNPFETVKEAALYCKKNHLPFPDIDVSELDKSKDSPYDCYIFQGYDSPTVMHFPLFNTVNCKGKVAEWREQYSTLKVSYKEQEVKNLLEAAKANVRNNRGRILQAMKSMQVP